In the genome of Candidatus Acidulodesulfobacterium acidiphilum, one region contains:
- the rsmH gene encoding 16S rRNA (cytosine(1402)-N(4))-methyltransferase, protein MEIFSGKKSGGGVDIDGTGEYVRKAQPQPQSKAVQSAVHIPVLLKEAMDALNIRRGNVYVDGTLGGGGFSEAILKKLDGEGFLIGIDRDFSAVKNVSSKFETEFNNKNFKLFHSNFDKIDEVIKTAGFASIDGVVLDLGISSIQLESNRGFSFTFNNEASVDVSMATSEENGEKKDAEASLSSLSSLSSLSKLSSLDMRMDAGDERGLTAYDIINGYSEREIADIIYKYGDEKFSRRIAKSIIEYRKKNKSIETPYELAEIIRKAVYKGYGKFKRFKTDPATKTFMALRIFVNEEYDSLSLFLSKLDGILKKDGRAVIISFHSGEDRIVKNFLKNNLNFKPLNKKPIVPTEEEIENNPRSRSAKLRAFYRD, encoded by the coding sequence ATGGAAATATTTTCCGGAAAAAAAAGCGGCGGCGGCGTTGATATAGACGGCACAGGCGAATATGTGCGTAAGGCGCAACCTCAACCTCAGTCTAAAGCCGTGCAGTCTGCAGTCCATATACCGGTGCTTTTAAAAGAAGCTATGGACGCTTTAAACATACGACGCGGCAATGTTTACGTCGACGGAACTTTAGGCGGCGGCGGATTTTCGGAAGCAATACTGAAAAAACTCGACGGCGAAGGTTTTCTTATCGGAATAGACAGGGATTTTTCGGCGGTTAAAAATGTTTCGTCTAAATTTGAAACGGAATTTAATAATAAAAATTTTAAACTTTTTCATTCAAATTTCGACAAAATAGACGAAGTAATAAAAACGGCCGGTTTTGCAAGCATAGACGGAGTAGTTCTCGACCTGGGCATCAGTTCGATACAGCTTGAAAGCAACAGGGGGTTTAGCTTTACTTTTAACAATGAAGCCTCCGTAGATGTATCTATGGCAACCTCCGAAGAAAACGGCGAAAAGAAGGATGCCGAAGCGAGCCTATCCAGCCTATCTAGTCTATCCAGCCTATCGAAACTATCGAGCTTAGATATGAGGATGGATGCAGGCGACGAAAGGGGATTAACGGCTTACGACATAATAAACGGCTATTCTGAGCGGGAAATAGCCGACATTATATATAAATACGGCGACGAAAAATTTTCAAGAAGGATAGCAAAAAGCATAATAGAATATAGAAAGAAAAATAAATCTATAGAAACCCCTTATGAATTAGCCGAAATAATAAGGAAAGCGGTTTACAAAGGATACGGAAAATTTAAAAGATTCAAGACCGATCCCGCAACGAAAACGTTTATGGCTTTGAGAATTTTTGTAAACGAAGAATACGATTCTCTTTCGCTTTTTCTATCTAAACTTGACGGCATTTTAAAAAAAGACGGAAGAGCGGTTATAATTTCTTTTCACTCAGGCGAAGACAGGATTGTTAAAAATTTTTTAAAAAATAATTTAAATTTTAAACCTTTAAATAAAAAACCTATAGTTCCGACGGAAGAAGAAATAGAAAATAATCCCAGATCGAGGAGCGCTAAATTGAGGGCATTTTATCGTGACTAA
- a CDS encoding UDP-N-acetylmuramoyl-L-alanyl-D-glutamate--2,6-diaminopimelate ligase produces the protein MKIENIIKNNDFIEYISGRTDTDILCISNDSRKIKRGCLFAARKGVSVNSNIFAKDALSEGAVAVLTDDAETAEKLKNEKNITVIFAKDALKAYAVMSKNFFGNSGDKLNLIGVTGTNGKTTTTFLIKSILNAAGNKTGLIGTIDYEIGEDKKESKNTTPDVYELNEMFAETVRLGGSACVMEVSSHSLDQGRVYGTPFDAAVFTNLTRDHLDYHKDMESYYKAKKKLFSEVLTDSSKAKKYAIINGDDPYGKKLIDELKPLFALKSATDIDIITYGLNKGSNVSCENIDYSMDGLKFDAVIKMKGRNEKILKNIHSPLIGSYNLYNILAAVSVAHALSVPDKFIISGIESLLNVSGRLEKIDTGVPSSPLVCIDYAHTDDALKRVLGTLKDISKGKLISVFGCGGDRDKGKRPLMGRHSTDIADISIITSDNPRSEDPQAIIEEIKSGVTNASYVDKKDPDALINFKKSAEHERHAYTIEEDRSEAIKLALYIAGADDTVVIAGKGHEDYMIVKDAKFHFSDKEEVLKYYKNKKSKKNENTI, from the coding sequence ATGAAGATAGAAAATATTATAAAAAACAACGATTTTATAGAATACATTAGCGGCAGAACGGATACTGATATTTTATGCATATCTAACGATTCTAGAAAAATTAAGAGAGGATGTCTATTTGCAGCAAGAAAAGGCGTTAGCGTTAATTCAAACATTTTTGCAAAAGATGCTTTGTCTGAAGGCGCCGTAGCCGTATTGACGGATGATGCAGAAACTGCCGAAAAACTTAAAAACGAAAAAAATATTACGGTAATTTTTGCAAAAGATGCTCTTAAGGCATATGCGGTAATGTCTAAAAATTTTTTCGGCAATTCCGGAGATAAGTTAAATCTTATCGGGGTCACGGGAACAAACGGAAAAACCACCACTACGTTTCTTATAAAATCTATTTTAAACGCCGCGGGAAACAAAACCGGTTTAATCGGCACTATCGATTATGAAATCGGAGAAGACAAAAAAGAATCTAAAAACACTACCCCCGATGTTTACGAACTTAACGAAATGTTTGCCGAAACCGTACGCTTGGGCGGTTCTGCATGCGTTATGGAAGTTTCTTCCCACAGTTTAGACCAGGGAAGGGTTTACGGAACGCCGTTCGACGCCGCAGTTTTTACTAATTTAACGCGGGATCATTTAGATTATCATAAAGATATGGAGTCCTATTATAAAGCAAAAAAGAAACTGTTTTCCGAAGTATTGACGGACAGTTCCAAAGCTAAAAAATATGCAATTATAAACGGCGACGATCCATACGGCAAAAAACTTATCGATGAGCTTAAACCGCTGTTTGCTTTAAAATCCGCAACCGATATCGATATTATTACATACGGGTTAAATAAGGGGTCGAATGTTTCCTGCGAGAACATAGATTATTCTATGGACGGATTAAAATTCGACGCCGTTATAAAAATGAAAGGCCGTAACGAAAAAATTCTAAAAAATATACATTCGCCGCTTATAGGTTCTTATAACCTTTATAATATACTTGCTGCCGTTTCCGTTGCACATGCTCTTTCCGTTCCCGACAAATTTATAATTTCAGGCATAGAATCGCTTTTGAACGTTTCTGGAAGACTCGAAAAGATAGATACCGGCGTTCCGTCTTCTCCTTTGGTATGTATAGACTATGCGCATACCGACGACGCATTAAAAAGAGTTCTTGGCACTTTAAAAGATATTTCCAAGGGAAAGCTGATAAGCGTTTTTGGATGCGGCGGCGACAGAGATAAAGGTAAAAGGCCGCTTATGGGCAGACATTCCACCGATATTGCCGATATAAGCATAATAACGTCGGACAATCCCAGAAGCGAGGATCCGCAGGCTATTATAGAAGAAATAAAATCCGGCGTTACAAACGCATCGTACGTCGATAAGAAAGACCCCGACGCTTTAATTAATTTTAAAAAGTCTGCCGAGCATGAAAGACATGCTTATACTATAGAAGAAGACAGGTCGGAAGCCATAAAATTAGCTCTTTATATAGCGGGAGCGGACGATACGGTCGTTATAGCCGGCAAAGGTCATGAAGATTATATGATAGTAAAAGACGCCAAGTTTCATTTCAGCGATAAGGAAGAGGTATTAAAATATTATAAAAATAAAAAAAGTAAAAAAAATGAAAATACAATATAA
- a CDS encoding UDP-N-acetylmuramoyl-tripeptide--D-alanyl-D-alanine ligase, whose amino-acid sequence MKIQYNLTLDDILSATDGKLIIAGDGTGPLVFNEIFTDSRDDFGRNAIFIALKGKNFKGEDFVEAVFKKGGYCALVSWDFLENNDISKYGDKIIIATSDPVSSLGDIAKLYLSKFNLKKKIALTGSCGKTTTKEIVYAIFSTVFGAEKILKNDYNYNNLIGVPKAILRLNDKVDYLILEIGTNKKGEIKRLSEIISPDIGAITNIGKSHLEEFKNTEGVFMEKSELALSLKNAGFLVLNADDAIPPAKYKDKIKEGVDIVSFGFGKLNAQNVQNAQSSQSDGIPDVLCESAVSNEKTGKTTLNVLFKGKKYVIEVNFSGKHLIYDFLCAFSIASACGIAPETYINSDAFKNFIIPHGRMEIIRITDDTGEWTLINDAYNSNPDSLKAALDFIRTDYSQNKKILVLGDMLELGDSAPEEHVKAGREISGLADFIFYKGDYSDFITKGLEEKKFSGNFFLIKDDETFKNDFKKLDKNNAVVLLKGSRGMKLEEYFKEETNKKVESSVC is encoded by the coding sequence ATGAAAATACAATATAACTTAACTTTAGACGATATTTTAAGCGCAACGGACGGCAAATTAATCATTGCAGGCGACGGTACCGGACCGCTGGTTTTTAACGAAATTTTTACCGATTCAAGGGATGATTTCGGCAGAAACGCAATATTTATAGCGTTAAAAGGCAAAAATTTCAAAGGAGAAGACTTCGTCGAAGCCGTTTTTAAAAAAGGCGGCTATTGCGCTTTGGTTTCATGGGATTTTTTAGAAAACAACGATATATCTAAATACGGCGATAAAATTATTATAGCAACTTCAGACCCGGTTTCTTCTTTGGGAGATATTGCCAAATTATATCTTAGTAAATTTAATTTAAAGAAAAAAATCGCTTTAACCGGCTCCTGCGGAAAAACGACCACTAAAGAGATTGTTTATGCAATTTTTTCTACAGTTTTCGGCGCAGAAAAAATTCTTAAAAATGATTATAATTATAATAACTTAATAGGAGTTCCAAAGGCTATCCTAAGGCTTAACGACAAAGTCGATTATCTTATTCTTGAAATAGGAACCAACAAAAAAGGAGAGATAAAAAGGCTTTCCGAAATTATATCGCCGGATATCGGCGCTATTACGAATATAGGGAAGTCCCACCTCGAAGAGTTTAAAAATACGGAAGGCGTGTTCATGGAAAAATCTGAACTTGCCCTGAGCCTTAAAAACGCAGGTTTCCTAGTTCTTAACGCAGACGATGCAATACCGCCCGCAAAATACAAGGATAAAATAAAAGAAGGAGTCGATATCGTTTCTTTCGGGTTTGGAAAACTAAATGCCCAAAATGTCCAAAATGCCCAAAGTTCTCAAAGCGACGGCATTCCCGATGTTTTATGCGAAAGCGCGGTTTCAAACGAAAAGACTGGTAAAACAACCTTAAACGTTTTATTTAAAGGGAAAAAATACGTTATAGAAGTTAATTTTAGCGGAAAACATTTAATTTACGATTTTTTATGTGCTTTTTCCATTGCTTCGGCATGCGGCATAGCTCCAGAAACATATATTAATTCGGATGCTTTTAAAAATTTTATTATTCCTCACGGAAGAATGGAGATAATTCGTATAACCGACGATACTGGCGAATGGACTTTGATTAACGACGCATATAATTCAAACCCCGATTCTCTTAAAGCCGCACTGGATTTTATAAGAACGGATTATTCCCAAAACAAAAAAATATTAGTTCTTGGAGATATGCTTGAACTTGGCGATTCCGCTCCTGAAGAGCACGTTAAAGCTGGCCGCGAAATTAGCGGTTTAGCCGATTTTATTTTTTATAAAGGAGATTATTCCGATTTTATTACGAAAGGACTGGAAGAAAAAAAATTTTCCGGAAATTTTTTTTTAATAAAAGACGACGAAACTTTTAAAAACGATTTTAAAAAATTAGACAAAAATAACGCCGTAGTACTCCTTAAAGGTTCGAGAGGCATGAAGCTTGAAGAGTATTTTAAAGAAGAAACGAATAAAAAGGTCGAATCATCTGTATGCTGA
- a CDS encoding phospho-N-acetylmuramoyl-pentapeptide-transferase: MLSLNADFFKYITFRSSYAIILSLILSIAFGKIFINALKKMKIGQVVREDGPKSHINEKKDVPTMGGLLILFSVLVPVLLLTKLNNFYLYMGVLTLLSFAMIGFADDFLKIRGHSSKGLRGKYKFSIQTLIAVCISTALYFHDESLGTVIIPFVKDYYLNFGVYFIIFSAFIIVGSSNAVNLTDGLDGLAIGVFAIAIAGYLIFSYAASNYKFADYLHIPYIKNIGGVVILCASLFGASIGFLWFNSYPASVFMGDAGSIPLGAILGYVAIVSRQEILLIIIGFVFVIEALSVIFQVGSYKLRKKRIFKMAPIHHHFEIEGVPESKIVIRLWIVSLILTIFALSTLKLRIF; the protein is encoded by the coding sequence ATGCTGAGTTTAAATGCGGATTTTTTTAAATATATTACTTTTAGGTCTTCATACGCCATTATACTGTCGCTGATATTATCGATAGCTTTCGGTAAAATATTTATTAATGCATTGAAAAAAATGAAGATAGGGCAGGTAGTCCGCGAAGACGGACCAAAATCGCATATAAACGAAAAGAAAGACGTTCCGACAATGGGCGGACTTTTAATTTTATTCAGCGTCCTAGTTCCGGTTTTACTGCTTACAAAACTTAACAACTTTTATCTTTACATGGGCGTTTTAACGCTTTTATCGTTTGCTATGATAGGGTTTGCGGACGATTTTTTAAAAATCAGGGGGCATTCTTCAAAGGGACTTAGAGGCAAATATAAATTTTCTATTCAAACTTTAATAGCCGTATGCATTTCTACCGCCCTTTATTTTCACGACGAATCTCTTGGAACTGTAATAATTCCGTTTGTTAAGGACTATTATTTAAATTTCGGCGTTTATTTTATAATTTTTTCGGCATTTATAATAGTCGGTTCTTCCAACGCAGTTAATTTAACCGACGGTCTCGACGGTTTGGCCATAGGGGTTTTTGCCATAGCCATAGCCGGATATCTTATATTTTCGTATGCGGCGTCGAATTACAAATTTGCGGACTATCTGCATATACCTTATATAAAAAACATAGGAGGAGTCGTAATATTATGCGCTTCTTTATTCGGCGCTTCTATAGGTTTTTTATGGTTCAATTCTTATCCAGCTTCGGTTTTTATGGGAGATGCAGGCTCAATACCTTTGGGCGCTATATTAGGTTACGTCGCAATAGTTTCTCGGCAGGAAATTTTATTGATTATAATAGGATTTGTGTTCGTCATTGAGGCTTTAAGCGTCATTTTTCAGGTCGGCTCTTATAAGCTTAGAAAAAAAAGGATATTCAAAATGGCGCCTATACATCATCATTTTGAAATAGAAGGCGTTCCCGAATCGAAAATAGTAATAAGGCTGTGGATAGTTTCCCTGATATTGACTATATTTGCACTGTCAACTCTTAAATTGAGGATTTTTTAA